One window of Centropristis striata isolate RG_2023a ecotype Rhode Island chromosome 23, C.striata_1.0, whole genome shotgun sequence genomic DNA carries:
- the aoc1 gene encoding amiloride-sensitive amine oxidase [copper-containing], which yields MRLLCLLQLVCLAVCSASRLRDWAHHGAPMFADLSVREMKAVRAYLHGIPEMELSDARSKTLMKNSILLMELHVPKKHEALRALDRGQAKPPRQARVIIQFGNQTKPNVTEYIVSPLPSPKSHEVFMFKGEKFISFESRSITAVEYEHINDFLIKITHIANKLLLETSGGFSFANCSDNCLTFSDVGPRGLGPGERRSWFILQKFVEGYFIHPIGFEVLINHRDVNPEKWTVEKVWYNSVYFDSIEELVGKYESGEVEKIRLADHDNSDLYSTYIPRGHSNTPTNIHGPKLVEPQGPRYHIDHNFVEYAGWSFAYRVRSSAGLQVFDLRFNGERIAYEISLQEAIAFYSGDSPAAMQTKYIDGGWAMGSSTFELAPGIDCPEIATFVDLYHYFDTDKPLRHQNALCIFEMTTAMPLRRHFNADFKGGYNFYAGLENTVLVLRTVSTVYNYDYIWDFLLYQNGVAEVKVSATGYIHSTFFTPNGLQYGNKVYHHVLGNLHTHLIHYKVDLDIAGRENSFESIDLKFVNFTNPWSPNNFIVQSKLHRTEHKTERSAAFRFGKKFPRYVHFYNDNEKNKWGHKKGYRIQFNSHAHSVLPRGWREEIGVSWSRYPLAVTRHKDNEASSSSIYTQNDPWEPVVSFEDYLRNNEDIVNQDLVAWVTVGFLHVPHSEDIPNTATPGNSVGFFLRPFNFFNEDPSLSSRSTVIVRPGQDGKPKVQRWTPEVVGHCVSDKPFFYNGTYTGV from the exons ATGAGGCTTCTCTGTCTGCTGCAGCTGGTCTGCTTAGCTGTCTGTAGCGCTTCCAGATTGAGAGACTGGGCTCATCATGGTGCCCCCATGTTTGCCGACCTCTCAGTACGTGAGATGAAAGCCGTCCGGGCCTATCTACATGGTATTCCAGAGATGGAGCTCAGTGATGCTCGCAGCAAGACTCTGATGAAGAACAGCATCCTCCTGATGGAACTCCATGTGCCAAAGAAGCACGAAGCCTTGAGAGCTCTGGATCGTGGACAGGCCAAACCCCCACGCCAAGCCCGTGTCATCATCCAGTTTGGGAACCAGACCAAGCCCAATGTCACTGAGTACATCGTCAGTCCTCTGCCATCGCCAAAGTCCCATGAAGTCTTCATGTTCAAGGGGGAAAAGTTTATCAGCTTTGAGTCTAGGTCTATTACAGCTGTAGAGTATGAGCACATTAATGACTTCCTCATAAAGATCACACATATAGCCAACAAGCTCCTATTGGAGACCTCAGGAGGGTTTTCTTTCGCAAACTGCTCCGACAACTGCCTTACATTCTCAGACGTAGGTCCCCGTGGGCTGGGTCCAGGTGAGAGGAGATCTTGGTTCATATTGCAGAAGTTTGTGGAAGGGTATTTCATCCACCCAATTGGGTTTGAGGTACTGATCAACCACCGGGACGTGAATCCAGAAAAGTGGACTGTGGAGAAGGTCTGGTACAACAGCGTGTACTTTGATAGTATTGAGGAACTAGTAGGGAAATATGAATCAGGGGAAGTGGAGAAGATCAGACTGGCTGATCATGACAACAGTGACCTCTACTCCACCTACATCCCCCGGGGTCACAGCAACACTCCCACTAACATCCATGGGCCAAAGCTTGTTGAGCCTCAGGGGCCTCGCTATCACATTGATCACAACTTTGTTGAATATGCTGGATGGTCGTTTGCCTATCGAGTGCGCTCCTCAGCTGGGCTTCAAGTCTTTGACCTCCGTTTTAATGGAGAAAGGATTGCCTATGAGATCAGCCTCCAAGAAGCTATCGCCTTCTACTCCGGTGACTCTCCCGCTGCCATGCAAACAAAATACATCGATGGTGGCTGGGCGATGGGCAGCTCAACCTTCGAGCTGGCTCCTGGGATAGACTGTCCAGAAATTGCCACCTTTGTTGACCTTTACCACTACTTTGACACAGACAAACCTCTACGCCACCAAAACGCTCTTTGTATTTTTGAGATGACCACTGCTATGCCATTGAGAAGGCATTTCAACGCCGACTTCAAGGGAGGATACAACTTCTACGCGGGGCTGGAAAACACTGTGCTGGTGTTGCGGACGGTCTCAACCGTGTACAACTATGATTACATCTGGGACTTCCTCTTGTACCAGAATGGGGTGGCGGAGGTTAAGGTCAGTGCTACGGGATATATCCATTCTACCTTCTTCACTCCTAATGGACTTCAGTATGGCAATAAGGTGTACCACCATGTGCTGGGtaacctgcacacacacctcATCCATTATAAAGTGGACCTCGATATTGCTG GTCGAGAGAACAGCTTTGAGTCAATTGATctgaaatttgtcaacttcacAAATCCCTGGAGCCCGAACAATTTCATTGTGCAGTCCAAACTCCACAGGACAGAGCACAAGACGGAGAGATCTGCTGCTTTCCGCTTTGGCAAAAAGTTCCCCCGCTACGTGCACTTTTACAACGAcaatgagaaaaacaaatggGGGCACAAGAAGGGTTATCGTATTCAGTTTAACTCACATGCCCACAGTGTCCTTCCAAGAGGCTGGAGAGAGGAGATTGGAGTCAGTTGGTCaag GTATCCTCTTGCTGTGACTCGTCATAAAGATAAtgaagccagcagcagcagcatttacACCCAGAATGACCCCTGGGAACCAGTTGTGTCCTTTGAGGACTACCTCCGCAACAATGAAGACATAGTCAACCAG GACCTGGTGGCCTGGGTGACGGTGGGCTTCCTGCATGTGCCTCACTCAGAAGACATCCCCAACACGGCAACACCTGGCAACTCAGTGGGCTTCTTCCTCCGACCCTTCAACTTCTTCAATGAAGACCCTTCGCTCTCGTCCAGGAGCACCGTCATCGTTCGGCCGGGACAAGACGGCAAACCCAAGGTCCAGAGATGGACCCCTGAGGTCGTAGGTCACTGTGTGTCAGACAAGCCATTCTTTTACAATGGCACTTACACAGGAGTCTAG